One Pullulanibacillus sp. KACC 23026 DNA segment encodes these proteins:
- a CDS encoding amino acid ABC transporter ATP-binding protein yields the protein MIRVENLKKAFGDHVVLKDINVQIKPQEVVVVIGPSGSGKSTFLRCINLLESITDGHIYIEDVDISDKKTNIDKIREEVGMVFQHFNLFPHKTVLENITLSPKIVRKIKPDAAKKKALELLGKVGLADKANVYPASLSGGQKQRVAIARALAMEPKIMLFDEPTSALDPEMVGEVLEVMKNLAKEGMTMIVVTHEMGFAREVGDRVLFMDGGYIVEENIPSEIFSNPQNERTISFLSKVL from the coding sequence ATGATTCGTGTTGAAAACTTAAAAAAGGCCTTCGGTGACCACGTTGTTTTGAAAGATATTAATGTCCAGATTAAACCGCAAGAGGTCGTCGTCGTGATCGGCCCATCCGGTTCCGGAAAATCTACCTTTTTGCGTTGTATTAATCTTCTAGAATCCATTACCGATGGCCATATTTATATAGAAGATGTTGATATTTCCGATAAGAAAACTAATATCGACAAAATTCGCGAAGAAGTCGGCATGGTGTTTCAGCATTTTAATCTATTTCCTCATAAGACCGTGCTTGAAAATATCACCTTGTCACCGAAAATTGTCCGGAAGATCAAGCCGGATGCCGCAAAGAAAAAAGCACTTGAATTGCTTGGAAAGGTTGGATTGGCCGATAAAGCCAATGTCTATCCCGCCTCATTATCTGGGGGACAAAAGCAGCGTGTGGCGATCGCTCGTGCCTTAGCAATGGAACCTAAAATCATGCTTTTTGATGAACCTACCTCCGCTCTTGACCCGGAAATGGTCGGAGAGGTTCTCGAAGTTATGAAGAATCTTGCCAAAGAAGGCATGACTATGATTGTGGTAACCCACGAAATGGGATTTGCCCGTGAAGTAGGCGACCGTGTTCTTTTTATGGACGGCGGTTATATTGTTGAAGAAAATATCCCCTCTGAGATTTTTTCTAATCCGCAAAATGAACGGACAATATCTTTCTTAAGCAAAGTACTCTAG
- a CDS encoding amino acid ABC transporter permease, giving the protein MNFRWDIIAAYAPFFLKGTLLTIGLSLAGIFFGTILGLLIGLGKIMRNKWLAFPFSLYITIFRGTPLFVQILIIHFGFVPLIIGKTNSIFAGILSLSLNSAAYTAEIFRAGIQSIDKGQMEASRSLGMSHVQAMRHVILPQAFKRMIPPLGNEFIVLIKDSSLLAIIACQEIMYWGRAMQGQYYRVWEPYFTAAAIYLVLTYSMSLLLNYLERRLATE; this is encoded by the coding sequence ATGAATTTTAGATGGGACATCATCGCAGCTTATGCCCCGTTTTTTCTTAAGGGAACACTTTTAACGATCGGTCTCTCTCTTGCTGGTATCTTTTTTGGAACTATTTTAGGGTTGCTGATTGGTCTTGGAAAAATAATGCGCAATAAATGGCTTGCTTTCCCGTTCAGTCTTTATATTACGATCTTTCGTGGGACGCCTTTATTTGTGCAAATTTTAATCATTCATTTCGGTTTTGTCCCGCTCATCATTGGTAAAACCAACTCCATTTTTGCGGGTATCCTTTCTCTCTCTTTGAATTCTGCTGCTTATACCGCAGAAATCTTTCGTGCCGGCATTCAGTCCATCGACAAAGGACAGATGGAAGCCTCGCGTTCTCTCGGAATGAGTCACGTTCAAGCCATGCGCCATGTTATTTTGCCACAGGCTTTTAAACGTATGATTCCGCCGCTTGGAAATGAATTTATTGTTTTGATTAAAGACTCCTCTCTCTTGGCTATCATTGCCTGTCAAGAGATCATGTATTGGGGACGAGCGATGCAAGGTCAATATTACCGCGTATGGGAGCCTTACTTCACAGCCGCTGCCATTTATCTTGTCTTAACTTATTCCATGAGCTTGCTGTTAAATTATCTTGAAAGAAGGTTGGCTACCGAATGA